The DNA region CCTTCGGTCAGCGCTACCAATTTTGTTTTTAATATTGTGGCCATTCCCAGCGGGGTCTATCGTTATCTTAAAGAGGGGCGAATGGCCTGGCCTCTGACCTGGGTGGTAATTGTTGGAACCCTGCCCGGGGTTTTTATCGGATATTATTTACGAGTCCTTTATCTGCCCAATCCCAAGGCCTTTAAATTGTTCGTTGGTTGTGTACTCCTGTACATAGGGGTCCGTCTCCTCTATGAGATGTCCGGCCGTTCTCAGAGAGGGAAAAAGGAAATGAAGGCCCTGGAAGACAAATTCAACCAGCGAACCAAAGAATTAAAAGAAAACCGGAACACCCGAATGGCTGCCGGCCTGCCGGCCGAGGCCGTAATCAAAACAATCCACTTCTCCTTTTCCCGGGTGGAATACGAATTTTGGGGAGAACGGTTTTCTTTTAGTACCCTGGCCATGTTTTTATTGGCCTTCGTGGTTGGGATTATCGGCGGCACCTATGGTATCGGTGGTGGCGCTATAATCGCCCCTTTTTGCGTAGCCGTTTTTCGTTTACCCGTTTATACCGTGGCTGGAGCCTCCCTGCTGGGAACTTTTTTGACCTCTATCGC from Deltaproteobacteria bacterium includes:
- a CDS encoding sulfite exporter TauE/SafE family protein, yielding MESFYWIFPVSGVKTYLFIPPLVALIVSFFTSMGGVSGAFLLLPFQVSFLNFTSPSVSATNFVFNIVAIPSGVYRYLKEGRMAWPLTWVVIVGTLPGVFIGYYLRVLYLPNPKAFKLFVGCVLLYIGVRLLYEMSGRSQRGKKEMKALEDKFNQRTKELKENRNTRMAAGLPAEAVIKTIHFSFSRVEYEFWGERFSFSTLAMFLLAFVVGIIGGTYGIGGGAIIAPFCVAVFRLPVYTVAGASLLGTFLTSIAGVIFYSTIPAQPGMATAPDWLLGFLFGAGGLIGMYLGARAQKFVPQKWIKLMLGFVISSLAVRYITQYFI